The proteins below are encoded in one region of Desulfovibrio sp.:
- a CDS encoding DASS family sodium-coupled anion symporter, with translation MANRSDDSVIECRGGFGTYISENLTLCGQSPRVTWAGYAAAWGLFFLINNVLPLPEGLKPEGMSVLAILVWACVMWVTEAMPVGIAGISIPTLIILTRAIPWNGDRPPMGQAFSGFTTHEVWLCLFAFFAGAIIQLLKMDKRIALAILDKIKASNVGRIIWGMFWVNIVLAFLIPAANARAATVMPVVQGITNLLGDTPREREAKKAIVISSMVYASMISGLFILTGHMPNLIMTGLFEKSGFKNLGYFNWMLLHAPYLVMFALTQWWMSFHFKTRGVDIAGGHEQIHRQHKDLGPMTGPEWAMLAAFCLVGVLFMTGKGSPLVLHNYQLGIVGLIGIMILFIPGLFPFKWKAVQDRTIWGTFLLLGGAISMTDAMSKSGLAGWMADHIHTMVTGMNWWQTLLVMMLGTQVLRLGMLSNVAAVAMLAPIMFAMAPKVGLHPVAFTLLICNVDTFAYLLPTQITAAVIAYGTGTFTTADYARVGWVCTLLAIAFGILVMAPWYALFGLPVWNPGVPWPY, from the coding sequence ATGGCCAACAGGTCGGACGATTCCGTCATCGAATGCAGGGGAGGCTTCGGGACCTACATCTCCGAAAACCTCACCCTGTGCGGGCAGAGCCCGCGCGTGACCTGGGCGGGCTATGCGGCAGCCTGGGGACTGTTCTTTCTCATCAACAACGTTCTCCCCCTTCCGGAAGGTCTCAAGCCCGAAGGCATGTCCGTGCTGGCCATCCTGGTCTGGGCCTGCGTCATGTGGGTCACGGAGGCCATGCCGGTTGGCATCGCGGGAATCTCCATTCCCACCCTCATCATCCTCACCCGCGCCATCCCCTGGAACGGCGACCGTCCCCCCATGGGACAAGCCTTCTCGGGATTCACCACCCATGAGGTCTGGCTGTGCCTGTTCGCCTTTTTCGCCGGGGCCATCATCCAGCTTTTGAAGATGGACAAACGCATCGCCCTGGCCATCCTGGACAAGATCAAGGCCTCCAACGTGGGTCGCATCATCTGGGGGATGTTCTGGGTGAACATCGTGCTGGCCTTCCTCATACCCGCGGCCAACGCCCGCGCCGCCACTGTGATGCCCGTGGTGCAGGGCATCACCAATCTCTTGGGTGATACACCACGCGAGCGCGAGGCCAAGAAAGCCATCGTCATCTCGTCCATGGTCTACGCCAGCATGATCTCGGGCCTGTTCATCCTCACCGGCCACATGCCCAACCTCATCATGACCGGCCTTTTCGAGAAGAGCGGGTTCAAGAATCTGGGATATTTCAATTGGATGCTGCTGCACGCACCGTATCTGGTCATGTTCGCCCTCACCCAGTGGTGGATGAGCTTCCACTTCAAGACCCGGGGAGTGGACATCGCCGGAGGCCACGAGCAGATCCACAGGCAGCACAAGGACCTGGGCCCCATGACCGGCCCCGAGTGGGCCATGCTGGCCGCTTTCTGCCTGGTGGGCGTGCTGTTCATGACAGGCAAGGGAAGCCCCCTCGTGCTGCACAACTACCAGCTTGGCATCGTGGGCCTCATCGGCATCATGATCCTCTTCATCCCCGGGCTCTTCCCCTTCAAATGGAAGGCTGTGCAGGACCGCACCATATGGGGCACCTTCCTGCTCCTGGGCGGAGCCATCTCCATGACTGACGCCATGAGCAAATCCGGCCTGGCCGGGTGGATGGCCGACCACATACACACCATGGTGACGGGAATGAACTGGTGGCAGACGCTTCTGGTGATGATGCTCGGCACCCAGGTGCTGCGCTTGGGAATGCTCTCCAACGTCGCGGCCGTGGCCATGCTAGCCCCAATCATGTTCGCCATGGCCCCAAAGGTGGGCCTGCACCCGGTGGCCTTCACCCTGCTCATCTGCAACGTGGATACCTTCGCGTACTTGTTGCCCACGCAGATAACCGCCGCTGTCATCGCCTACGGCACAGGCACCTTTACCACCGCTGACTATGCCCGGGTGGGATGGGTCTGCACGCTCCTGGCCATCGCTTTCGGAATATTGGTCATGGCCCCATGGTACGCCCTGTTCGGCCTGCCTGTCTGGAACCCGGGCGTTCCCTGGCCCTACTAG